A region from the Toxotes jaculatrix isolate fToxJac2 chromosome 2, fToxJac2.pri, whole genome shotgun sequence genome encodes:
- the LOC121200567 gene encoding LOW QUALITY PROTEIN: uncharacterized protein LOC121200567 (The sequence of the model RefSeq protein was modified relative to this genomic sequence to represent the inferred CDS: deleted 1 base in 1 codon), with protein sequence MSLTVFFIKLLLVHYTTQSNVKASCNQDVTLTCPCPDLENLDFLSVTWYKLNNLKKKRHIRRRKGEHVTNTYGYIRPAEFGKEYSLVLPSVTPNDSGTYECAISANIGGQNRNLQVHLTVDECVTQAQPKTLLNATPTLPCHNQVEDLPVMWSIIGYVAVGFVKILLSIIIIWVIHMTSSKQHQRRW encoded by the exons ATGTCACtgactgttttctttattaag CTGCTGTTGGTGCATTACACAACCCAGAGTAATGTCAAAGCGTCCTGCAATCAAGATGTTACACTTACATGTCCATGTCCGGACCTTGAAAACCTGGATTTTCTCTCAGTGACATGGTAcaag CTCaacaacctgaaaaaaaaacggcat aTCAGGAGAAGGAAAGGTGAACACGTGACGAATACCTACGGCTACATTCGTCCTGCAGAATTTGGAAAGGAGTACAGTTTGGTTCTTCCCAGTGTGACACCTAACGATTCAGGCACCTATGAATGCGCCATCAGTGCCAACATAGGTGGTCAAAATAGGAATTTACAAGTCCATCTTACAGTTGATG AGTGCGTGACCCAGGCTCAACCGAAAACCCTGTTGAATGCAACTCCCACCCTACCCTGCCACAATCAAGTCGAGGATCTGCCAGTTATGTGGAGTATTATTGGCTATGTGGCAGTGGGCTTCGTCAAAATCCTTTTATCTATAATCATCATCTGG GTTATTCATATGACATCTTCAAAACAACATCAGCGTAGGTGGTGA